A region of Vigna radiata var. radiata cultivar VC1973A chromosome 10, Vradiata_ver6, whole genome shotgun sequence DNA encodes the following proteins:
- the LOC106776145 gene encoding zinc finger MYND domain-containing protein 15 has protein sequence MDLHLKSLFNRFQEQFGSGPGLGPGSGTCMMRVDGIAPNFIKSVYKASAALYRTEPWKRLRPVHFFGIRVGKDSDWAGKKQPFPCVQFIGGDGGDVGFYMFRSENDAKKMLGSRETIHVPNVEVLRVTYEVENLMFPSNRKMIKSLSLEASGSDRFPVIDVARCTPSGDLRFRNPTIEELRFVYAFMKAISLVHSLLQVDRESGPKYSTVVSFEPFIETVDVQWPPDVAKGGYDLVAVTISHPPGQAYEERSSSASAGSTPTKYVEPPMEDTFNDTKAYSGTGLRQCAMCEKEVHGEQSLCCGRCRAVVYCSSICQKQHWNGTHKSMCGLYKAMMEREEELAIMIFLFPCSADQPCKWLESLGIHQKGMWRRKCSCYSHCPFGLLPVKGGLQELWGGIDEFEYPHDSPFNNHFISSPFLLSGWSEYYNLRSLPLSSPIADILSHPLTVYHILTTLNISSKNLILKGKEVIVHYLGPEGELDWMPAFAEVGHLLNGLGNVQIVMVGPEVPTNLSGTTSGIGSRVRVNLVRGVYQVEASYLPSPHVVIALNSRLDSYSSWGGAIDLIKSLGVPAFFTDQSELSCVNAKQVLRNAGLHITHPVTPNPFRSPVKNLTASFNLPSYSNGFVFGVNT, from the coding sequence ATGGATTTGCATCTGAAGAGTCTGTTCAACAGATTTCAGGAGCAGTTTGGGTCTGGTCCTGGTCTTGGTCCTGGATCTGGGACTTGCATGATGAGAGTGGATGGCATTGCTCCAAATTTCATTAAATCTGTATACAAAGCTTCCGCGGCTTTGTATAGAACTGAACCGTGGAAGAGGCTACGACCGGTTCACTTCTTTGGCATTCGGGTTGGGAAAGATTCGGATTGGGCTGGCAAGAAACAACCTTTTCCTTGTGTTCAGTTCATTGGAGGGGATGGAGGGGATGTTGGATTCTACATGTTTAGGTCAGAGAATGATGCTAAGAAAATGTTAGGGTCTAGAGAGACCATTCACGTTCCAAATGTCGAGGTTCTGAGGGTGACATACGAAGTGGAGAATTTGATGTTCCCTTCCAATCGGAAGATGATCAAGTCTTTGTCATTGGAAGCATCGGGGTCAGATCGATTTCCTGTTATTGATGTTGCTCGATGCACGCCTTCTGGGGATCTTCGATTTAGAAATCCAACCATCGAAGAGCTTAGGTTTGTTTATGCATTCATGAAAGCCATTTCCCTGGTGCACTCCTTACTTCAAGTTGACAGGGAAAGTGGTCCAAAGTATTCCACAGTGGTGTCTTTTGAACCTTTTATAGAGACTGTTGATGTTCAATGGCCTCCAGATGTAGCCAAGGGGGGTTATGACCTTGTTGCTGTTACTATTTCCCACCCGCCGGGTCAGGCATATGAAGAAAGATCTAGTAGTGCTAGTGCTGGCTCTACTCCCACCAAGTATGTTGAACCACCTATGGAAGACACTTTCAATGACACAAAAGCATACTCAGGTACTGGCTTGAGACAGTGTGCAATGTGTGAGAAAGAAGTGCACGGAGAACAGTCTCTTTGCTGTGGGCGGTGTAGAGCAGTTGTTTACTGCAGTTCAATTTGCCAGAAGCAGCATTGGAACGGCACGCATAAAAGTATGTGTGGACTTTACAAAGCCATGATGGAGAGGGAAGAAGAGCTGGCTATAATGATTTTCTTGTTCCCATGTTCTGCTGACCAGCCTTGTAAGTGGCTTGAATCATTAGGAATCCATCAGAAGGGTATGTGGAGAAGAAAATGCAGTTGCTATTCACATTGCCCTTTTGGTCTCCTTCCTGTGAAAGGGGGGCTGCAGGAACTATGGGGTGGAATTGACGAATTTGAATACCCTCATGATTCTCCGTTTAATAACCACTTCATCTCAAGTCCATTTCTTCTCTCTGGTTGGTCCGAGTACTACAACCTTCGCTCACTTCCATTGTCAAGTCCAATCGCCGACATTCTCTCGCATCCATTGACTGTGTATCACATACTAACTACTCTTAATATAAGTTCAAAGAACCTTATATTGAAAGGGAAAGAGGTGATTGTCCACTACCTTGGACCTGAAGGCGAGTTGGATTGGATGCCAGCATTTGCAGAAGTAGGACACTTGCTTAATGGACTGGGCAATGTACAAATAGTGATGGTGGGACCAGAAGTACCTACAAATTTGTCAGGTACAACCTCAGGAATAGGTAGCAGAGTTAGAGTGAATCTTGTAAGGGGTGTTTATCAGGTGGAAGCCTCATACCTACCTTCTCCACATGTTGTCATTGCTCTAAATTCTAGATTAGATAGCTATTCTAGTTGGGGTGGAGCTATTGATTTAATCAAATCACTGGGGGTGCCTGCTTTCTTCACTGATCAATCTGAACTTTCATGTGTAAATGCTAAGCAAGTCCTTCGTAACGCTGGATTGCACATTACGCATCCGGTTACTCCAAATCCTTTTCGGTCCCCTGTGAAAAATCTCACTGCTTCTTTCAATCTTCCTTCATACAGCAATGGTTTTGTCTTCGGGGTCAATACTTGA
- the LOC106775072 gene encoding pentatricopeptide repeat-containing protein At1g61870, mitochondrial yields the protein MSVLSRLRHFSTSILSSNSSTPLTSKQKTRSALRLLKSETNPERILDICRAASLTPESHLDRRAFSLAVSKLAAANHFDGIRLFLDDLKSRPDLRNEKFLSHAIVLYGQANMLDHALRTFTEDLSSPRSVKSLNSLLFASLLAKNYKEVSRIYLDFPKTYSIQPDVDTYNTVIKAFAESGSSTSIYSVLAEMDRNSVKPNVITLNNSLFGFYREEKFEEVGKVLKLMEEKYRVFPALSTYNVRIQSLCKLKRSSEAKALLEGMVCNRRKPNSVTYACLIHGFCREGDLEEAKRLFRDMKMRGYSPDGECYFTLVHFLCRAGEFEAALEVAQECMGKGWVPNFTTMKDLVNGLAGASKVDEAKEVIKKIKEKFAENGDKWDEIESGLSQ from the coding sequence ATGTCAGTCCTCTCCCGCCTCCGCCACTTCTCTACTTCCATCCTCTCCTCCAACTCCTCCACGCCCCTTACCTCCAAGCAGAAGACCCGCTCTGCCCTCCGCCTCCTCAAATCCGAGACCAATCCGGAGCGCATCCTCGACATCTGCCGCGCCGCCTCCCTCACCCCGGAATCCCACCTAGACCGTCGCGCATTCTCCCTCGCCGTCTCCAAGCTTGCCGCCGCCAATCACTTTGATGGCATCCGCCTCTTCCTCGACGACCTCAAATCCCGGCCCGACCTCCGCAACGAAAAGTTCCTCTCCCACGCCATCGTCCTCTACGGCCAGGCCAACATGCTCGACCACGCCCTCCGTACCTTCACTGAGGATCTCTCTTCTCCTCGTTCCGTCAAATCCCTCAATTCCCTCCTCTTCGCCTCCCTGCTGGCCAAGAACTACAAAGAGGTATCTCGAATTTACCTCGATTTCCCTAAAACCTATTCAATTCAACCTGACGTAGACACTTATAACACCGTTATCAAAGCCTTCGCTGAATCCGGTTCTTCCACCTCTATTTACTCCGTTTTGGCTGAGATGGATAGGAATTCCGTTAAACCTAATGTCATCACTTTGAATAACTCGCTTTTTGGTTTCTACCGCGAGGAGAAGTTTGAGGAGGTGGGGAAGGTATTGAAACTGATGGAGGAGAAGTATCGTGTTTTTCCTGCTCTCAGTACTTATAATGTTAGAATTCAGAGTTTGTGTAAGCTGAAGAGATCTTCTGAGGCCAAGGCTTTGCTTGAGGGAATGGTTTGCAATAGGAGGAAGCCGAACTCGGTTACCTATGCTTGTTTGATCCATGGTTTTTGCAGAGAGGGGGACCTTGAGGAGGCCAAGAGGTTGTTTAGGGACATGAAGATGAGAGGGTACTCCCCTGATGGTGAGTGTTATTTTACGCTCGTGCATTTTCTGTGTCGCGCCGGGGAGTTTGAGGCGGCGTTGGAGGTTGCTCAGGAGTGTATGGGGAAAGGTTGGGTGCCGAATTTTACCACAATGAAGGATCTTGTAAATGGGCTTGCTGGTGCGTCGAAGGTCGACGAGGCGAAAGAGGTGATTAAGAAGATTAAGGAGAAGTTTGCTGAGAATGGGGACAAATGGGATGAGATTGAATCTGGGTTGTCACAGTGA
- the LOC106775321 gene encoding probable serine/threonine-protein kinase PBL23, which translates to MSCFPCCKTDTKPASKGAVSGKVSKGRRTFKSVAAAMSLKTGSSRNRQIDAEIRKFGRVKNDVKVFTYAQLLEATNNFSSDCLIGEGGFGNVYKGYMKSVEQTVAVKVLNRDGAQGTREFFAEILMLSMVQHPNLVRLIGYCADDQYRILVYEFLGNGSLENHLLDLGEGKEPLDWKTRMKIAEGAAKGLEYLHNSEDIPIIYRDFKSSNILLDDNFNAKLSDFGLAKIGPKEGQEQVTSRVMGTFGYCAPEYAARGQLSTKSDIYSFGVVFLEIISGRRVFDTSRATEEQNLIDWAQPLFKDRTKFTLMADPLLKGQFPVKGLFQALAVAAMCLQEEPETRPYMDDVVTALAHLAVHKVGDQDIAGDSIKCAGHVESFRVLSSAGSERT; encoded by the exons ATGAGTTGCTTCCCATGCTGCAAAACAGACACCAAACCAGCCTCTAAAGGGGCAGTCTCCGGCAAAGTTTCCAAAGGAAGAAGAACATTCAAATCAGTAGCTGCAGCTATGTCTCTCAAAACAG GCAGCAGCAGGAACAGACAAATAGACGCAGAGATAAGAAAATTTGGACGTGTAAAAAATGATGTCAAAGTATTCACATATGCACAGCTTCTTGAAGCAACAAACAACTTCAGTTCTGATTGCCTGATCGGTGAAGGTGGATTTGGGAATGTTTACAAAGGATACATGAAAAGTGTTGAACAA ACTGTAGCTGTGAAGGTACTGAACAGGGACGGAGCACAAGGAACACGAGAATTTTTTGCAGAAATTTTGATGTTAAGTATGGTTCAACACCCAAACCTTGTGAGGCTCATCGGCTATTGTGCAGATGACCAATATAGGATTTTGGTTTATGAATTCCTGGGCAATGGGAGTTTGGAAAATCACCTTCTAG ACTTAGGTGAAGGTAAGGAGCCTTTAGATTGGAAGACCAGAATGAAAATAGCAGAGGGAGCAGCTAAAGGACTTGAATATTTGCATAACAGTGAAGATATACCTATCATATACCGTGATTTCAAATCATCTAATATACTGTTAGATGATAACTTTAATGCAAAGCTGTCTGATTTTGGGCTGGCTAAGATTGGTCCTAAAGAAGGGCAGGAGCAAGTGACAAGCAGGGTGATGGGAACTTTTGGTTATTGTGCACCAGAGTATGCTGCTAGAGGTCAACTCAGCACAAAGTCGGATATTTATAGTTTTGGGGTTGTGTTTTTGGAAATAATATCGGGTAGGAGAGTATTTGACACTTCAAGAGCTACAGAAGAGCAAAATTTGATTGATTGG GCACAACCTTTGTTTAAGGACAGAACGAAGTTTACTCTAATGGCTGATCCTTTGCTTAAAGGTCAGTTCCCCGTGAAGGGTCTATTTCAAGCCCTTGCAGTGGCAGCAATGTGTTTACAAGAGGAACCTGAAACACGACCTTACATGGACGATGTTGTGACGGCTCTTGCACATTTAGCAGTGCACAAAGTTGGAGACCAAGACATAGCCGGAGACTCTATAAAATGTGCAGGCCATGTTGAAT
- the LOC106775437 gene encoding 15.4 kDa class V heat shock protein codes for MEFPTSNSLPWQYCISSHLLFPYNFTPQNYVHWTETPQSHIFSADIPGVRKEELRVEVEDSRYLIIRTEAVDESTEPARKFERKFRLPGRVDLDGISAKYEDGVLTVTVPRSIRRGFYIDPADVSENLEVLARAA; via the exons ATGGAGTTCCCAACATCTAACTCCCTTCCATGGCAATACTGCATCTCTTCTCACCTTCTCTTCCCCTACAATTTCACCCCTCAAAACTATGTCCACTGGACAGAAACCCCTCAGTCTCACATTTTTTCAGCTGACATCCCTG GTGTGAGGAAAGAGGAGCTGAGAGTGGAGGTTGAGGATTCAAGGTACCTCATAATCAGAACTGAAGCAGTAGACGAATCCACAGAACCTGCAAGGAAGTTTGAGAGGAAGTTTAGGCTGCCTGGGAGGGTTGATCTCGATGGCATCTCTGCTAAGTATGAAGATGGAGTTTTAACTGTTACAGTTCCAAGATCAATTAGAAGAGGTTTCTACATTGACCCTGCTGATGTGTCTGAGAATTTGGAAGTTCTAGCCAGAGCAGCTTGA
- the LOC106774421 gene encoding derlin-2.2, whose product MAQAVEEWYKQMPVITRSYLTAAVVTTIGCSLDIISPYHLYLNPRLVVKQYQFWRLVTNFLYFRKMDLDFLFHMFFLARYCKLLEENSFRGRTADFFYMLLFGATVLTGIVLLGGMIPYLSESFAKIIFLSNSLTFMMVYVWSKQNPFIHMSFLGLFTFTAAYLPWVLLGFSVLVGASAWVDLLGMIAGHAYYFLEDVYPRMTGRRPLKTPSFIKALFADDPVVVARPANVRFAPPPADELHQD is encoded by the exons ATGGCTCAAGCCGTTGAAGAATGGTACAAGCAGATGCCGGTTATCACGCGCTCATATCTCACAGCTGCAGTTGTCACCACCATCGGATGCTCCCTCGAT ATAATTTCTCCTTATCACCTGTACTTGAATCCTCGATTGGTGGTGAAGCAATATCAGTTTTGGCGTCTGGTTACAAATTTCTTGTACTTTCGTAAAATGG ACTTGGATTTCCtgtttcatatgttttttcttgCACGTTACTGCAAGCTTCTTGAGGAGAACTCGTTCCGAGGGAGAACTGCCGATTTCTTTTACATGCTTTTATTTGGTGCCACTGTATTGACTGGAATTGTTCTTCTCGGGGGGATGATACCGTATTTGTCAGAGTCGTTCGCAAAAATAATATTCCTGAGCAACTCATTGACGTTTATGATG GTTTACGTGTGGAGCAAACAGAATCCCTTTATTCATATGAGTTTCCTGGGCCTGTTTACTTTCACTGCTGCCTACCTTCCATGG GTTCTCTTGGGTTTCTCTGTACTCGTTGGTGCCAGTGCATGGGTGGATCTACTG GGAATGATTGCTGGTCATGCATATTATTTTCTTGAAGATGTTTATCCTCGGATGACAGGTCGTAGGCCACTGAAAACACCATCATTCATCAAAGCACTGTTTGCAGATGACCCAGTTGTTGTGGCACGGCCTGCCAATGTCAGATTTGCCCCCCCACCAGCTGATGAACTTCACCAAGATTGA